One genomic window of Spirochaetae bacterium HGW-Spirochaetae-1 includes the following:
- a CDS encoding sugar phosphorylase — protein sequence MDYFYQEKQMKRKDARPSNFHSLEPDFRRPLYRLREDIRSRIFSMLVQLYGETKARRYIKELERVISVYHAHKTDEMMEWESHFRPEDRFTNEDAILITYGNLVVDKHKKPLKTLDEMSHKYLRGVFNTIHILPFFPSSSDRGFAISDYRQVDPDLGTWEDIIDLKNDFRLMFDGVINHVSSKSFWFQEFLNGNPAYQGYFTHFPERRNVPRKKLNKLMRPRTSEVLTPFHSYNGRRLVWTTFSPDQIDLKFQNPMVLIKIIEILLFYIRRGADIIRLDAVTYLWDELGTTGANLSQTHTIIKLFRLILDAVVPHVAIVTETNVPHSDNITYFGSGYDEAQLVYNFALPPLILHTFHNSTAAKLTQWARELKNPSLYATYLNFLDSHDGIGVLGAREFLTDEDIELMAERVTQRGGLISYRTDKDGKESIYELNITFYSALNCEESGEEVDFQVNRYIAARSIPLVIIGVPGVYLHGLLGSKNDIEAVKHEKDKRSINRDVLSRKELEKAMEDFSTTTARVAHRLSFLIQKRTREKAFHPQGGQSILTVSDAVFAVLRTSPDGNENILAITSVIPEKQQVKISLAEFIRHRKWVDILTGDEYFVANSVFTLNLEPYEVLWLKMQV from the coding sequence ATGGATTATTTTTATCAGGAGAAACAGATGAAAAGGAAGGATGCGCGTCCTTCAAATTTTCATAGTCTGGAGCCCGATTTCAGGCGTCCCCTGTATCGGCTTCGTGAAGATATTCGCAGCAGAATCTTTTCAATGCTGGTTCAACTCTATGGTGAAACCAAAGCCCGCAGGTATATAAAAGAACTGGAGCGAGTGATATCGGTCTATCATGCCCACAAGACCGATGAGATGATGGAATGGGAGAGCCATTTCAGACCCGAAGACCGGTTTACAAACGAGGATGCTATCCTGATAACCTACGGCAACCTGGTGGTGGACAAACATAAAAAACCACTGAAGACCCTGGACGAGATGTCCCATAAATACCTGAGGGGTGTTTTCAATACTATTCATATCCTGCCCTTTTTCCCGTCTTCGTCGGACCGCGGTTTTGCCATCAGCGACTACCGCCAGGTGGACCCGGATCTGGGTACCTGGGAGGATATCATAGACTTGAAGAATGATTTTCGCCTCATGTTTGACGGTGTTATCAACCACGTATCTTCCAAGAGCTTCTGGTTCCAGGAATTTCTCAATGGCAACCCGGCCTACCAGGGATACTTCACTCATTTTCCCGAGCGAAGAAATGTTCCACGGAAAAAGCTGAACAAACTCATGAGGCCCCGTACCAGTGAAGTCCTGACACCATTCCATTCGTATAACGGCAGGCGCCTCGTGTGGACAACCTTCAGTCCTGATCAGATCGACCTGAAGTTTCAGAACCCCATGGTGCTCATCAAGATAATAGAAATTCTCCTGTTTTATATTCGCAGGGGGGCTGATATTATCCGCCTCGACGCCGTCACCTATCTTTGGGACGAATTGGGCACCACGGGCGCAAACCTTTCCCAGACCCACACTATCATAAAACTGTTCAGGCTTATCCTCGATGCCGTGGTTCCTCATGTGGCCATTGTCACCGAGACCAATGTGCCTCACAGCGATAACATCACCTACTTTGGAAGCGGTTATGACGAGGCACAACTGGTGTATAATTTCGCCCTGCCGCCGCTTATCCTTCACACGTTTCATAACAGCACGGCCGCGAAGCTGACACAATGGGCTCGTGAATTAAAGAATCCCTCGCTGTATGCCACTTATCTCAATTTTCTCGACAGTCATGACGGGATAGGAGTACTGGGTGCCCGGGAGTTTCTCACCGATGAGGATATAGAACTCATGGCGGAGCGTGTAACACAGCGCGGGGGGCTGATATCCTATCGGACCGATAAAGATGGAAAAGAATCTATCTACGAGCTGAATATCACCTTTTATAGCGCCCTGAACTGTGAGGAGTCCGGAGAGGAAGTGGATTTCCAGGTGAATCGTTATATTGCCGCCCGTTCCATTCCGTTGGTGATAATCGGTGTTCCGGGGGTGTATCTGCACGGTCTTCTGGGTTCAAAAAACGATATTGAAGCGGTTAAGCATGAAAAGGACAAACGCAGCATCAACCGCGATGTTCTCAGCAGAAAAGAACTGGAAAAGGCCATGGAAGATTTTTCAACCACAACGGCCCGGGTAGCCCATCGCCTGTCATTTCTCATACAGAAAAGGACCAGGGAAAAGGCCTTTCATCCCCAAGGGGGTCAGAGCATACTTACAGTTTCCGATGCAGTTTTTGCCGTCCTCAGAACATCTCCGGACGGCAATGAAAATATACTGGCAATCACCAGTGTTATACCGGAAAAACAGCAGGTGAAGATTTCCCTGGCTGAATTCATACGTCATCGGAAGTGGGTTGACATCCTCACCGGTGACGAATATTTCGTTGCTAATAGTGTATTTACATTGAATCTGGAACCATATGAAGTACTCTGGCTTAAAATGCAGGTTTAA
- a CDS encoding cell envelope integrity protein CreD: MTLTPFKNSLPSKIILMSFLILMLLIPLNMVLDLVKERETRRDEAISEVSSKWGQVQNLQGPILTIPFKSYYVDEKNIRRMRISQASFLPESLHISGSIIPETRSRGLYEVILYRLNNLHFKGTFSRPDFSEFHVAAENIIWDDAFLSVGIPDTRGIQKEVVLKWGKGSVPFKPGVNNADLLTSGIHARIGNPEKTGTKSIDFAFTLELQGSSSLSFIPLGKETIVELESSWSHPSFDGAYLPDSREIASQGFKALWNISYFGRNYPQQWVTGLCPSEEEIAMSSFGVKLYQPVDFYQKCVRAAKYGLLFISLTFLTFFLFEIFMKLSIHPLQYLLIGFALSIFYLLFLSLSEHMNFIISYMISSLGVIGMIWGYSRTILKNKRGSSLMALFLTCLYGYLFILLENQDYTLLLGSLALFIVLGVVMYITRNIDWYSLQLKKVEDTFLPEE; this comes from the coding sequence ATGACATTAACACCGTTCAAAAATTCTTTACCGTCAAAAATAATACTCATGAGCTTCCTCATCCTGATGCTGCTCATCCCGCTCAACATGGTACTGGATCTGGTTAAGGAGCGGGAAACACGACGCGATGAGGCTATAAGTGAAGTAAGTTCCAAATGGGGGCAGGTCCAAAACCTGCAGGGGCCGATACTAACCATTCCTTTCAAATCCTATTATGTCGATGAAAAAAATATCCGACGGATGAGGATAAGCCAAGCCAGTTTTCTCCCCGAGAGTCTGCATATATCAGGAAGCATCATACCCGAAACCCGTTCCCGGGGACTTTATGAGGTAATTCTCTATCGGCTCAACAACCTGCATTTCAAAGGGACCTTTTCCCGTCCTGACTTTAGCGAATTTCATGTCGCCGCGGAGAATATTATATGGGATGACGCTTTCCTTTCCGTGGGAATTCCCGATACCAGGGGAATTCAGAAGGAAGTAGTCCTTAAATGGGGAAAGGGCTCTGTCCCCTTTAAACCAGGAGTGAATAATGCCGACCTCCTAACCTCGGGGATACATGCCCGAATTGGAAATCCCGAAAAAACAGGGACAAAAAGCATTGATTTTGCCTTTACTCTGGAGCTTCAGGGGAGCTCATCTCTGTCTTTTATCCCTCTAGGCAAAGAAACTATTGTTGAACTGGAATCATCCTGGAGCCATCCCAGTTTTGACGGGGCTTATCTTCCCGACAGCAGAGAGATCGCATCACAGGGATTCAAGGCTCTATGGAATATTTCATACTTCGGTAGAAATTATCCCCAGCAGTGGGTGACCGGGCTCTGTCCCTCCGAGGAAGAAATTGCAATGAGTTCCTTTGGGGTGAAACTCTATCAACCCGTAGATTTTTATCAGAAATGCGTACGCGCAGCAAAATATGGCCTACTTTTTATTTCCCTTACCTTTCTGACTTTTTTCCTTTTTGAGATATTCATGAAACTTTCTATACACCCCCTGCAGTACCTTCTCATTGGATTTGCTCTTAGCATATTCTATCTTCTTTTTCTATCCCTTTCGGAACATATGAATTTCATCATTTCCTATATGATTTCCAGTCTTGGTGTCATAGGTATGATATGGGGTTACAGCAGGACCATTTTAAAAAATAAAAGAGGCAGCAGCCTCATGGCTCTTTTCCTTACCTGTCTTTACGGCTATCTCTTTATTTTACTCGAAAATCAGGATTATACGCTGCTCCTGGGCTCACTGGCCCTTTTCATAGTACTGGGAGTTGTTATGTACATAACACGCAATATTGACTGGTACTCCCTTCAGCTGAAAAAAGTTGAGGATACATTCTTACCTGAAGAATAA
- a CDS encoding pyridine nucleotide-disulfide oxidoreductase, translating into MKKSYDVIITGSGPSGLGTAFHLAENSRKSILLLDKARVSTGGLRNDCKQNYTYPVGFPEELWEHDDAESLLEETAHHLEPDIQESRNLDVYIRRAEKLGVELVRIKQCHVGTDKSVQLISSLTGKLRDMGVDISLETEVADVDFGNASISISRAPGSLSYGDLVLAPGRNGAMWLQYIMQKLGISYRDNIVDVGVRIEAREDNYPIVKDYYDPKFLFPENVRTFCTNSGAAYIVKEKYDHYYSVNGHSFSTDRKPNGLINFAMLKTINLTDPVVSGHQFADILGQMAMQLSGGQPMMQRIGDFRLGKRSKSGTFNDDLYNFAPTLKGATPGDISLAVPAKILRSLWKSMKMLDTIVPGILHPSTIIYYPEIKTYGNKPEFLDRYFQAKKHIYMIGDGAGTSRGITAAWASGIRAARGILSQS; encoded by the coding sequence ATGAAAAAATCCTACGATGTAATTATAACAGGGTCCGGTCCCTCGGGCCTGGGAACGGCTTTTCACCTGGCGGAAAACTCACGGAAGTCCATACTCCTGCTGGACAAGGCTCGTGTCAGCACCGGGGGCCTCCGCAATGACTGCAAACAGAACTACACCTATCCCGTAGGTTTCCCCGAGGAACTCTGGGAGCACGATGATGCGGAATCCCTGCTTGAGGAGACGGCTCACCACCTGGAGCCCGATATCCAGGAAAGCAGGAACCTCGACGTGTATATCAGGCGGGCCGAAAAGCTGGGCGTGGAACTGGTCCGCATAAAGCAGTGCCATGTGGGTACTGATAAATCCGTACAGCTCATCTCCTCCCTCACGGGGAAATTGCGGGACATGGGAGTGGATATCTCCCTGGAAACCGAGGTTGCCGACGTTGACTTCGGAAATGCCTCCATTTCCATTTCCCGGGCCCCCGGCAGCCTTTCCTACGGAGACCTGGTTCTGGCCCCGGGAAGAAACGGCGCCATGTGGCTGCAGTACATCATGCAGAAACTGGGAATTTCATACCGCGACAATATCGTTGATGTGGGTGTCAGGATAGAGGCCCGCGAGGATAACTATCCTATTGTAAAGGACTATTACGATCCGAAATTCCTGTTCCCTGAAAACGTCCGCACCTTCTGCACCAATTCCGGCGCCGCCTATATCGTAAAAGAAAAATATGACCATTACTACTCGGTAAACGGACATTCCTTTTCCACGGACCGTAAACCCAACGGTCTTATAAACTTTGCCATGCTCAAGACCATCAATCTCACGGACCCCGTGGTGAGCGGCCACCAGTTCGCCGATATCCTGGGCCAGATGGCCATGCAGCTCAGCGGCGGCCAGCCCATGATGCAGCGCATCGGTGATTTTCGCCTTGGCAAGCGCTCCAAGTCAGGAACGTTTAATGACGACCTTTATAATTTCGCGCCCACACTGAAAGGCGCCACACCCGGCGACATAAGTCTGGCGGTCCCGGCCAAAATACTTCGAAGTCTCTGGAAATCCATGAAAATGCTCGATACCATCGTACCGGGGATACTTCACCCCTCAACGATCATTTATTATCCCGAAATCAAGACGTACGGCAACAAACCGGAATTCCTTGACCGCTATTTCCAGGCAAAAAAACACATATACATGATTGGGGATGGCGCCGGCACAAGCCGCGGCATCACCGCGGCCTGGGCCTCGGGCATACGTGCAGCGCGGGGAATTCTATCACAGTCCTGA
- a CDS encoding aminopeptidase N produces MKQTGEKRILRSDYKEPNFLIPQIDLTFNLHDSSTMVTNMMEIIRNGHGSDPLVLNGEKLKLLSVEIDGRTMDASEYDATEASLVITDVPDRFTLKLATEINPRDNQALEGLYKSGKVFCTQNEPEGFRKITFFIDRPDVMSRFTTKIIGDSKSCPVLLANGNLVEEVSLGDGRHWVKWEDPFPKPAYLFALVAGDLGLVRDSFTTMSGRTVDLRIYCDPGNESRCYHAMESLKKAMKWDEERFGLEYDLDIYMIVAVDTFNMGAMENKGLNVFNSHYVLANPETATDTNYLGIESVIAHEYFHNWTGNRVTLRDWFQLTLKEGLTVFRDQEFSSDIQSRPVQRILDVNGLRTVQFTEDAGPNAHPIRPDSYLEINNFYTATVYEKGAEVIRMIHTILGEEGFQKGMWRYFELHDGHAVTCDDFVHAMESATDTDLAQFRLWYSRAGTPVLAIETGYDQEKRQYAITVRQDIPREQNREDTGPMHMPLAVGLLDARGRDMLGEDGTVVLQIREREERFVFEGINEKPVPSLNRNFSAPVRIDYAWSHEELKLLFMRDSDAFNRWDAGQVVTRGILKDYVTAIQRGVSCSMNEDIAPVFGAIIDDEAMDKNFKALMLELPYESILVQEYSPVDFNAIHEARNCLRREMGCSFRDGFHRMFMSLEGKGEFSLSMEAMGKRALRLRALDYLVETGEDEFLALCHDLYEKAGNMTDALGALSLLAGTDNSYRDRALTHFYEKWKHDQVVITKWFSVQSLSGLPGTLERVKELEADPAYDIKVPNLVRSVVGAFTQNLVNFHHESGSGYVYAADRIMEIDAFNPSISSMLAKAFKLYPRVDAGRKEHMKRQLERIADLGDLSKNTREIVEKTLENSSS; encoded by the coding sequence ATGAAACAAACCGGTGAAAAGAGGATACTCAGAAGTGACTATAAGGAACCGAATTTTCTCATACCCCAAATCGATCTGACATTCAACCTCCATGACTCCAGTACCATGGTAACCAATATGATGGAGATCATACGGAATGGTCATGGAAGCGATCCCCTGGTACTCAATGGGGAAAAACTGAAACTGCTCTCCGTGGAGATTGACGGCCGCACCATGGATGCTTCAGAGTATGATGCCACGGAGGCTTCTCTGGTTATTACGGATGTCCCGGACCGGTTTACCCTGAAGCTGGCTACGGAAATAAATCCTCGTGATAACCAGGCTCTGGAGGGACTGTATAAATCGGGAAAGGTTTTCTGCACCCAGAACGAGCCCGAGGGATTCCGTAAAATCACCTTTTTCATCGATCGGCCCGATGTTATGAGCCGGTTTACTACTAAAATTATTGGCGACTCGAAAAGTTGTCCCGTCCTTCTGGCCAACGGCAACCTCGTTGAGGAGGTAAGCCTGGGCGACGGCAGACACTGGGTCAAATGGGAGGACCCCTTTCCCAAGCCGGCCTATCTCTTTGCCCTGGTGGCGGGGGACCTGGGACTGGTACGCGATAGCTTTACCACCATGTCGGGGCGCACTGTCGATCTTCGCATCTACTGCGATCCCGGCAATGAATCCCGCTGTTATCACGCCATGGAGTCCCTGAAAAAGGCCATGAAGTGGGACGAGGAGCGTTTTGGTCTGGAATACGACCTGGATATCTACATGATCGTGGCTGTGGATACCTTTAACATGGGAGCCATGGAAAACAAGGGTCTCAATGTATTCAATTCACACTATGTTCTGGCCAACCCGGAAACGGCCACGGATACCAATTATCTCGGCATCGAGAGTGTCATCGCCCATGAGTATTTTCACAACTGGACCGGGAACCGAGTTACTCTCAGGGACTGGTTTCAACTGACCCTGAAGGAGGGACTCACGGTATTCCGCGACCAGGAATTCTCCTCGGATATCCAGTCCAGGCCCGTGCAGAGAATCCTCGATGTCAACGGTCTGAGAACCGTTCAGTTCACCGAGGATGCCGGTCCCAACGCCCATCCCATCCGGCCCGACAGCTATCTGGAGATAAATAATTTTTATACGGCCACGGTCTATGAAAAGGGAGCCGAGGTCATCAGGATGATACATACCATCCTGGGAGAGGAGGGCTTTCAAAAGGGGATGTGGCGATATTTTGAGCTCCATGACGGTCATGCCGTGACCTGCGATGATTTTGTACATGCCATGGAATCAGCGACCGATACGGACCTGGCACAGTTCAGGCTCTGGTACAGCCGGGCCGGGACGCCTGTCCTGGCCATTGAGACCGGATATGATCAGGAAAAAAGGCAGTATGCCATTACCGTGCGTCAGGATATTCCCCGGGAGCAGAACCGGGAAGACACGGGCCCCATGCACATGCCCCTGGCCGTGGGACTTCTGGATGCCCGTGGCCGGGATATGCTGGGCGAAGACGGTACGGTCGTGCTGCAGATAAGGGAGCGTGAGGAACGCTTTGTTTTCGAGGGAATAAATGAGAAGCCCGTGCCCTCGCTTAACAGGAACTTTTCCGCTCCGGTAAGAATCGATTATGCCTGGTCTCATGAAGAACTCAAACTTTTATTCATGCGCGACAGCGATGCCTTCAACCGGTGGGACGCGGGACAGGTAGTAACCAGGGGAATCCTGAAGGACTATGTGACGGCCATTCAACGGGGAGTATCATGCTCCATGAACGAGGACATAGCCCCAGTCTTCGGGGCTATTATCGATGATGAGGCTATGGATAAAAATTTCAAGGCCCTTATGCTGGAGCTCCCTTATGAATCAATCCTGGTGCAGGAGTACAGTCCCGTTGACTTTAATGCCATACATGAAGCACGGAATTGTCTCAGGCGGGAAATGGGATGTTCATTCAGAGACGGGTTTCACCGCATGTTCATGTCACTGGAAGGAAAAGGGGAATTTTCCCTGAGCATGGAGGCCATGGGGAAACGGGCTTTGCGCCTGCGCGCCCTGGACTATCTCGTTGAGACCGGTGAGGATGAATTTCTCGCGCTCTGTCACGATCTCTATGAAAAAGCGGGAAACATGACCGATGCCCTGGGTGCACTCTCCCTGTTGGCCGGAACGGACAACTCCTACAGGGACAGAGCCCTGACGCATTTTTATGAAAAATGGAAACATGACCAGGTGGTTATTACCAAGTGGTTTTCCGTACAGTCCCTTTCGGGGCTTCCCGGGACGCTTGAGCGGGTGAAAGAGCTCGAGGCTGATCCCGCCTATGACATTAAAGTCCCCAACCTGGTGCGTTCCGTTGTGGGAGCCTTTACCCAGAATCTGGTGAATTTTCATCATGAGTCGGGCAGCGGGTATGTATATGCAGCGGACCGCATCATGGAGATCGATGCCTTCAATCCATCCATCTCATCAATGCTGGCCAAGGCCTTCAAGCTCTATCCCCGCGTGGATGCGGGAAGGAAAGAACACATGAAGCGGCAGCTGGAGCGCATAGCCGATCTCGGGGATCTTTCAAAAAACACCCGTGAGATCGTGGAGAAGACCCTGGAGAATTCCAGTTCCTGA
- a CDS encoding iron-regulated protein, producing the protein MKKTVLITLLCVTALTPLLPQDKPAYRLFSGNGDRALYTDLLVRAQNADIVFFGELHNNPIAHWLELELIKDLYIAGHKMILGAEMMESDNQLSIDEYLAGLITDSRFEEEARLWPNYKTDYRPLLQFARDNKYPFIATNVPRRYASMVFKNGFEALQELPVQARQYIAPLPIPFDSNLKSYREITEKLGGSDPTHIAVHTKGYLAEAQALKDATMAWFIGKNLRKGQTFIHFNGSYHSNYNEGIIWYLKKNHGDLSITTINTVTQGSLDMLEEQYRGTADIIIVVHASMTSSH; encoded by the coding sequence ATGAAGAAAACAGTATTAATAACACTGCTATGCGTAACGGCTCTGACCCCTCTACTTCCCCAAGATAAACCGGCATATCGCCTTTTTTCAGGAAACGGGGACAGAGCCCTTTATACCGATTTGCTGGTCCGCGCACAGAATGCCGATATAGTATTCTTCGGTGAACTGCACAACAATCCTATTGCGCATTGGCTGGAACTGGAGCTTATTAAAGATCTATATATTGCAGGCCATAAGATGATTCTTGGCGCTGAAATGATGGAAAGCGACAACCAGCTCAGCATTGACGAATATCTGGCAGGACTTATCACCGACTCCAGATTCGAAGAGGAAGCTCGATTATGGCCTAATTATAAGACAGATTACAGGCCTCTCCTGCAATTCGCCCGGGACAATAAATATCCCTTCATTGCCACCAACGTTCCGCGCCGCTATGCATCCATGGTATTCAAAAATGGCTTCGAGGCCCTGCAGGAACTCCCGGTTCAGGCCAGACAGTACATAGCGCCCCTGCCTATCCCTTTCGATAGTAATCTTAAATCATATAGGGAAATTACGGAAAAACTGGGAGGCTCTGACCCCACCCATATTGCTGTGCACACGAAAGGATATCTGGCCGAAGCCCAGGCGCTGAAGGATGCTACCATGGCCTGGTTCATAGGGAAAAATCTACGGAAGGGTCAGACCTTTATCCATTTTAACGGGTCATATCACTCCAATTACAATGAAGGAATCATCTGGTATCTGAAAAAAAATCATGGTGATTTGAGTATCACCACGATAAATACCGTCACACAGGGCTCTCTTGATATGCTTGAAGAACAATACCGTGGAACTGCCGATATCATTATCGTGGTCCATGCATCCATGACGTCCTCCCATTAA
- a CDS encoding sodium:proton exchanger has translation MMISIVLLLIGFVILVYGASMMVDGASSLAKRLDIPVIVIGLTIVAFGTSAPELFVNVFASMQGRTEITLGNVIGSNLFNVLVIVGISSIITPLAVKRNTTWIEIPLSLAAALLVWICVNDAVLDNRNFSEISRIDGIVFLFFFTIFMVYNYYLSKKGDEQSDFEIGEYTLLRSIVMIIAGFAGLAGGGHLIVESSVELARLAGLTERVIGLTIVSVGTSLPELATSVVAARKGNVDLAIGNVVGSNIFNIFFILGISAVIHPVPLNSGASGDILINILAGIFLFLFIFTGKGRHIERFEGIFLLCIYVSYMGYVLYAM, from the coding sequence ATGATGATTAGTATTGTGCTTCTTCTCATTGGTTTCGTAATTCTTGTCTACGGGGCTTCCATGATGGTCGATGGCGCTTCTTCACTGGCAAAACGGCTGGATATACCGGTTATCGTTATAGGTCTCACTATTGTGGCATTCGGCACCTCGGCACCGGAGTTGTTTGTCAATGTTTTCGCATCCATGCAGGGCAGAACGGAAATTACACTGGGCAATGTCATCGGCAGTAATTTGTTCAATGTTCTCGTTATCGTGGGTATATCCTCTATTATTACGCCCCTGGCTGTGAAAAGAAATACGACATGGATTGAGATACCGCTCAGCCTTGCAGCTGCCTTGCTCGTATGGATATGTGTCAATGATGCTGTCCTGGATAATCGTAATTTTTCCGAGATTTCCAGAATAGATGGCATTGTCTTTCTTTTCTTTTTCACCATTTTTATGGTCTATAATTATTATTTATCTAAAAAGGGTGATGAGCAGAGTGACTTTGAAATAGGCGAATATACATTGCTCCGATCCATTGTGATGATAATTGCAGGATTTGCCGGTCTAGCCGGGGGTGGTCATCTTATTGTGGAATCATCCGTAGAGCTGGCAAGGCTGGCAGGATTAACTGAACGTGTCATCGGTCTTACTATCGTTTCAGTCGGAACATCGCTCCCGGAACTGGCCACCTCGGTGGTGGCCGCCCGCAAGGGAAACGTAGATCTTGCCATTGGTAATGTGGTAGGATCAAATATATTTAATATTTTCTTTATTCTCGGCATATCTGCGGTTATTCATCCCGTACCCCTAAACAGCGGGGCGAGCGGTGATATCCTGATTAATATCCTGGCCGGGATTTTTCTATTTCTTTTCATTTTTACCGGAAAGGGACGGCACATTGAGCGCTTCGAAGGGATATTCTTGCTTTGTATCTATGTCTCTTATATGGGATACGTACTTTATGCTATGTGA
- a CDS encoding two-component system response regulator OmpR — protein MNSGTEQDKRVLIVDDDVKLQKLLRQYLEDFGFSVMSLKTASGVLQAIEENSPHILILDIMLPDRDGFDVLRDVRQRYGLPVIMLTARGEDTDRIIGLELGADDYLPKPFNPRELLARMKAVMRRAQPGGNPEKGREADNITAGELTLDRASHMLRGSDGELELSITEYRILELLMLKKNTVLSRDEIMNYARGRDFIAFERSIDVHISKLRSKVDLLKGNKNCIKTMWGSGYMFVHKE, from the coding sequence ATGAATAGTGGAACAGAACAGGATAAAAGGGTCCTCATTGTTGATGACGATGTGAAGCTTCAGAAACTTCTCCGGCAATACCTGGAGGACTTCGGCTTTTCCGTGATGTCCCTCAAGACAGCCTCGGGGGTTTTGCAGGCCATTGAGGAGAACAGTCCCCATATCCTCATTCTCGATATTATGCTGCCGGACCGGGATGGCTTCGATGTACTGCGCGATGTACGGCAGAGGTACGGTCTTCCCGTCATCATGCTCACGGCGCGCGGCGAGGACACGGACCGAATCATTGGCCTGGAACTGGGCGCAGATGATTATCTCCCCAAGCCATTCAATCCCCGGGAACTTCTGGCCCGCATGAAGGCCGTCATGCGGAGGGCTCAGCCCGGAGGGAACCCCGAAAAGGGAAGGGAGGCGGATAACATAACAGCCGGGGAACTCACACTGGACAGGGCCTCCCATATGCTGCGCGGCAGTGACGGGGAACTGGAGCTTTCCATCACGGAATATCGTATTCTGGAACTGCTGATGCTGAAAAAAAATACGGTTCTATCGCGTGATGAAATCATGAACTATGCCCGGGGAAGGGATTTTATCGCCTTCGAACGGAGTATCGATGTACATATCAGCAAACTCCGGTCTAAAGTGGACTTATTGAAAGGAAATAAAAATTGCATAAAGACCATGTGGGGATCTGGATACATGTTTGTCCATAAAGAGTAA